A window from Pseudobutyrivibrio ruminis HUN009 encodes these proteins:
- a CDS encoding HD-GYP domain-containing protein: MTLAVDELKAGMVVAEPILTKRGQTISKAGETLTNQLIAKLAFYKIEAVTVEDPEPEPEPEPEPEPEPEPTPAPASAKPESRVSDQITYTQRLKASPKFQKFQSDYALNIGYLKENFEAIIAGGGAECSDLMLENCESLFKSKTSLELLDMLSNMRNLDDPIYTHSLNVALISRSIGKWLQLPKNDLNVLTLAGLLHDIGKTQIPESILNKPGKLTAEEYATMKTHPLLGKKLLNNKGFDSRILSAALQHHERSDGSGYPRGLLEDEMDDFSCIVAIADVYDAMTCARAHRDPLCSFQVIAEFEKEGLQKYHTKYVLTFLERIANAYSNSRIILNNAKTGRVVYINKSNLSRPVIQMDNGDIINLADSVNKDLYIKAIL, encoded by the coding sequence ATGACACTAGCAGTAGACGAATTGAAGGCTGGTATGGTTGTAGCAGAACCTATCTTGACCAAGCGTGGCCAGACCATTTCAAAAGCTGGTGAAACGCTGACTAATCAGCTTATTGCCAAGCTCGCCTTCTACAAAATCGAAGCGGTTACTGTTGAAGACCCCGAGCCCGAACCAGAGCCTGAGCCTGAACCAGAACCTGAACCAGAACCAACGCCTGCTCCTGCTTCCGCTAAACCAGAATCAAGAGTAAGTGATCAAATCACCTATACTCAACGCCTGAAGGCTTCACCTAAGTTTCAGAAGTTCCAATCTGACTATGCGTTGAATATTGGTTATTTAAAAGAAAACTTTGAAGCTATTATCGCAGGAGGTGGTGCTGAATGCTCCGACCTCATGCTTGAAAACTGTGAGTCTCTTTTTAAATCAAAGACTTCACTTGAGCTTTTAGATATGCTTTCAAACATGCGTAACTTAGATGACCCAATTTACACTCACTCTTTGAACGTAGCCCTCATTTCCCGTTCAATCGGAAAATGGCTTCAGCTTCCAAAGAATGATTTGAACGTCCTTACACTTGCTGGTCTTCTTCATGATATTGGAAAGACACAGATACCAGAATCTATTCTGAACAAGCCTGGTAAGCTGACCGCAGAAGAATACGCCACAATGAAGACTCATCCTCTTCTTGGCAAAAAGCTTCTCAATAATAAGGGCTTTGATTCCAGAATCCTTTCCGCAGCTCTTCAGCATCATGAGCGAAGCGACGGTAGTGGCTATCCTAGAGGCCTTCTGGAAGATGAAATGGATGACTTCTCATGTATCGTTGCCATTGCTGATGTTTACGATGCAATGACTTGCGCCAGAGCACATCGTGATCCGCTTTGTTCATTCCAGGTTATTGCTGAGTTTGAAAAAGAAGGACTTCAGAAATATCACACTAAATACGTGCTCACATTCCTTGAGCGTATTGCCAACGCATACAGCAACAGCCGCATTATTCTTAATAATGCAAAAACAGGCCGCGTGGTTTACATCAATAAGAGCAACCTTTCACGACCTGTTATTCAAATGGACAACGGCGACATCATCAATCTCGCCGATTCTGTCAATAAAGATTTATATATTAAAGCTATTCTATAA
- the uvrA gene encoding excinuclease ABC subunit UvrA, with translation MKERKYIKIKGANEHNLKNISLDIPRDEFVVLTGLSGSGKSSLAFDTIFAEGQRRYMESLSSYARQFLGQMEKPNVEHMEGMPPAISIDQKSTNHNPRSTVGTVTEIYDYLRLLYARCGVPHCPNCGKPISKQTVDQMVDAIMALPERTKIQLLAPVVRGRKGTHEKLFEKAKKSGYVRVNVDGNVYDLSEEIKLDKNIKHNIEIVVDRLVIKEGIEKRLTDSIEAVLKLAEGLMIVDVIDGEPINFSEGFSCPDCGISIDEVEPRSFSFNNPFGACPECFGLGYKMEFDEDLMIPDKSLSFNEGAVQVIGWQSSNKSTSFAHALLEALAKEYKFSLDTPYKELPEKIRHMFIHGFDKSVDVYYEGQRGRGVYPTVFEGLIENVSRRYKETYSESAKKEYEEFMFYSDCPCCHGQRLKKESLAVTLDDKNIFEMTQYPVRELYEMIDSLNLTEQQKKIGAVVLKEIKARLKFMVDVGLDYLTLSRATATLSGGEAQRIRLATQIGSGLVGVAYILDEPSIGLHQKDNDKLLASLKGLRDLGNTLIVVEHDADTMRAADYIVDIGPRAGKDGGEVIAAGTPEEIMACPDSITGQYLSGKLCIPVPKERRKPKGWLTIKGAREHNLKNIDVDIPLGIMTVVTGVSGSGKSSLVNEILYKDLAKRLNRARKVSGKHDDIIGTEALDKVIDIDQSPIGRTPRSNPATYTGVFDLIRDLFAGTTEAKERGYNKGRFSFNVKGGRCEACSGDGIIKIEMHFLPDVYVPCEVCGGKRYNRETLEVHYKGKTIYDVLDMTVEEAVEFFKNVPSILNKIQALYDVGLGYIKLGQPSTTLSGGEAQRIKLATELSRRATGKTIYILDEPTTGLHFDDVNKLVEILRKLSDSGNTVVVIEHNLDVIKCADYIIDMGPDGGDRGGTVIAKGTPEDIVKVKKSYTGQYLKEYI, from the coding sequence ATGAAAGAAAGAAAATACATTAAAATAAAGGGCGCCAACGAGCATAATCTGAAAAATATTAGTCTGGATATTCCTCGTGATGAATTTGTTGTTCTCACAGGATTATCAGGCTCAGGTAAATCTTCGTTGGCATTCGATACAATTTTTGCCGAGGGACAGCGCCGTTACATGGAGTCTCTTTCTTCCTACGCGCGCCAATTCCTTGGCCAGATGGAAAAGCCAAATGTAGAGCACATGGAAGGTATGCCACCTGCCATCTCAATTGATCAGAAGAGCACCAACCACAACCCACGTTCTACAGTCGGCACAGTTACAGAGATTTACGACTACTTGCGTCTGTTATATGCTCGATGCGGCGTGCCTCATTGTCCAAATTGCGGCAAGCCAATCAGCAAACAGACTGTAGACCAGATGGTTGATGCCATTATGGCACTTCCAGAGCGTACAAAGATTCAGCTTCTTGCACCAGTTGTCAGAGGCCGTAAGGGTACACATGAAAAGCTTTTTGAAAAGGCAAAGAAATCGGGTTATGTTCGTGTAAACGTTGATGGAAATGTATACGATTTATCTGAAGAGATAAAGCTTGATAAAAATATAAAGCACAACATTGAAATCGTTGTTGACCGACTTGTTATAAAAGAAGGTATCGAAAAGCGTCTTACAGATTCAATCGAAGCAGTGCTCAAGCTAGCAGAGGGCCTGATGATTGTTGATGTTATCGATGGAGAACCAATCAACTTTTCTGAGGGATTTTCATGTCCTGATTGCGGAATCAGCATTGACGAGGTGGAGCCACGAAGCTTCTCCTTCAACAATCCATTTGGTGCCTGCCCAGAGTGCTTCGGTCTTGGATACAAGATGGAATTTGACGAGGACTTAATGATTCCTGACAAGAGCCTTTCCTTCAATGAGGGGGCAGTTCAGGTTATCGGCTGGCAGTCATCCAACAAGTCCACAAGCTTTGCTCATGCTTTGCTTGAGGCGCTTGCAAAGGAATACAAGTTTTCACTGGACACTCCATACAAGGAGCTTCCAGAGAAGATTCGCCACATGTTCATCCATGGATTCGACAAGTCAGTAGATGTTTATTACGAAGGCCAACGAGGCCGCGGAGTGTACCCTACCGTATTCGAAGGCCTTATCGAAAACGTTAGCCGCAGATATAAAGAGACATATTCAGAGTCAGCAAAGAAAGAGTACGAGGAGTTCATGTTCTACAGTGATTGTCCATGCTGTCATGGTCAGCGTTTGAAGAAGGAATCCCTTGCTGTTACTCTGGATGATAAAAACATTTTCGAAATGACTCAGTATCCTGTTCGTGAATTGTACGAAATGATTGACAGTCTCAATCTTACAGAGCAGCAGAAGAAGATTGGTGCTGTTGTTTTGAAGGAAATCAAGGCTCGTTTGAAATTCATGGTGGATGTTGGATTGGATTACCTTACACTTAGCCGTGCCACTGCCACACTTTCAGGTGGAGAGGCCCAGCGAATCCGTCTTGCAACACAGATTGGTTCGGGACTTGTTGGCGTTGCCTACATCCTTGATGAGCCATCAATCGGTCTTCATCAAAAAGATAACGACAAGTTATTAGCATCCCTGAAAGGCCTTAGAGACCTTGGAAATACGCTGATTGTTGTTGAGCACGATGCAGATACAATGCGAGCAGCGGATTATATTGTGGATATCGGACCTCGCGCCGGCAAGGACGGTGGAGAAGTTATTGCAGCTGGTACACCAGAGGAAATCATGGCATGTCCGGATTCCATCACAGGCCAGTACCTTAGCGGAAAGCTTTGCATCCCTGTTCCAAAGGAGCGCCGCAAGCCAAAGGGCTGGCTCACAATCAAGGGCGCCCGCGAGCACAACCTTAAAAACATCGACGTTGATATTCCACTGGGAATCATGACAGTTGTTACGGGTGTTTCTGGCTCGGGAAAGAGCTCCCTTGTAAATGAGATTCTTTACAAGGATTTGGCGAAGCGCCTGAATCGAGCAAGAAAGGTTTCTGGAAAGCACGACGATATCATCGGCACAGAGGCACTTGATAAGGTTATCGATATCGACCAGTCTCCAATTGGACGTACACCTCGTTCAAACCCTGCCACATACACAGGTGTGTTTGATTTGATTCGAGATCTGTTTGCCGGCACAACCGAGGCAAAGGAGCGCGGATATAATAAAGGAAGATTCTCTTTCAATGTAAAGGGAGGCCGATGCGAGGCTTGCTCCGGAGACGGTATCATTAAAATTGAGATGCACTTCCTTCCAGATGTTTATGTTCCTTGCGAGGTATGCGGTGGTAAGAGATACAATCGCGAAACTCTAGAGGTACATTATAAAGGAAAGACAATTTACGATGTGCTTGATATGACAGTTGAAGAGGCTGTGGAATTCTTTAAAAATGTTCCTAGTATCCTCAACAAAATTCAGGCATTGTATGATGTAGGACTTGGCTACATCAAGCTTGGTCAGCCAAGTACAACACTTTCAGGTGGTGAGGCTCAGCGTATCAAGCTTGCCACAGAGCTTTCACGAAGAGCAACAGGCAAAACAATCTACATCCTAGATGAGCCAACTACAGGTCTTCATTTTGACGATGTAAACAAGCTTGTTGAGATTCTGCGTAAGCTTTCTGATTCTGGAAATACAGTTGTTGTAATCGAGCACAATCTTGATGTTATTAAGTGTGCAGACTACATAATTGACATGGGCCCAGACGGAGGTGACCGCGGGGGAACAGTAATTGCCAAGGGAACACCTGAAGACATCGTTAAAGTGAAAAAGAGTTATACAGGTCAATATCTCAAAGAATATATATAA
- the metK gene encoding methionine adenosyltransferase: MEKLLFTSESVTEGHPDKVCDAISDAILDACLAEDPMSRVACETASCTGFVLVTGEITTKAQLDVPAIVRKTLLEIGYDDGKKGIDGNSCAVMVALDQQSADIAMGVDKALEAKEGSLTDDLDTGAGDQGMMFGYATNETEELMPYPISLAHRLALQLTNVRKDGTLSYLRPDGKTQVSVEYDEAGKPVRLEAVVLSTQHDEDVTQEQIHEDIKKYVFDPVLPKDMIDDKTKFYINPTGRFVIGGPHGDAGLTGRKIIVDTYGGYARHGGGAFSGKDCTKVDRSGAYAARYVAKNIVAAGLADKCEIQLSYAIGVAEPTSVMVDTFGTGKLSDEKIIEIVRENFDLRPAGIIKMLDLRRPIYRPTAAYGHFGRTDVKLPWEATDKAEALKKYL; the protein is encoded by the coding sequence ATGGAAAAGTTACTTTTTACTTCAGAGTCAGTAACAGAAGGCCATCCAGATAAGGTATGTGATGCCATATCGGATGCCATCCTCGATGCTTGCCTAGCTGAAGATCCAATGAGCCGTGTTGCTTGTGAGACAGCTTCATGTACAGGATTCGTTCTTGTAACAGGCGAAATCACAACAAAGGCACAGCTTGATGTTCCAGCTATTGTACGCAAGACTCTTCTTGAAATCGGTTATGACGATGGAAAGAAAGGCATCGATGGAAACTCTTGCGCTGTTATGGTCGCTCTTGATCAACAATCCGCTGACATTGCTATGGGTGTTGACAAGGCTCTTGAGGCAAAGGAAGGCTCACTTACAGATGACCTGGATACAGGCGCTGGTGACCAGGGTATGATGTTCGGTTACGCTACTAACGAAACAGAAGAACTCATGCCTTATCCTATTTCTCTTGCTCATAGACTTGCTCTTCAGCTTACCAATGTCCGCAAGGATGGCACACTTAGCTATCTTCGCCCAGACGGCAAAACACAGGTATCTGTAGAGTATGACGAGGCTGGCAAGCCAGTTAGACTTGAGGCTGTAGTTTTATCTACTCAGCATGATGAAGATGTTACTCAGGAACAGATTCACGAAGACATCAAAAAATACGTATTCGATCCAGTCCTTCCAAAGGACATGATTGATGATAAGACAAAGTTCTACATCAATCCAACAGGACGTTTCGTTATTGGTGGTCCTCATGGCGATGCAGGTCTTACAGGACGTAAGATTATCGTAGACACATACGGTGGATACGCTCGTCACGGCGGCGGTGCTTTCTCAGGAAAGGACTGCACAAAGGTAGACCGTTCAGGTGCATATGCAGCACGTTACGTTGCAAAGAACATCGTAGCAGCAGGTCTTGCAGATAAGTGCGAGATTCAGCTTTCATACGCTATCGGTGTTGCTGAACCTACATCAGTTATGGTAGATACATTTGGCACAGGAAAGCTTTCAGATGAAAAGATTATCGAAATCGTTCGCGAGAACTTCGATCTTCGTCCAGCAGGAATCATCAAGATGCTCGACCTTCGTCGTCCAATCTATCGTCCAACAGCAGCTTATGGTCACTTCGGCCGTACAGATGTTAAGCTTCCATGGGAAGCAACAGACAAAGCAGAGGCTTTAAAGAAATATCTTTAA
- a CDS encoding ATP-dependent RecD-like DNA helicase, with protein MEELTGYVENIIFRNTDNGYTVLDFVADDDLITCTGLFPVIGEGENLLLRGEFVEHPTYGRQFKVASYEVEAPADELSMERYLGSGAIKGIGPKLAARVVKKFGADTFRIIEDEPERLAEVKGISITKAMEISDQIVGAKDIRNAIIFLDKYGLHGNKAIKIYNRFGNEIYNVIQTNPYKLADEISGIGFKTADEIASQVGIKVDSEFRIKGGIQYILGQGAGMGHTYLPIETLNRMSQDLLKVDEDAIDAQIMNLAMDSKIIIKKDSEGNRQVYSKAFYRMEESIAGMLRELDVKYKVDKEDLSNTIRRIEIEENVELDELQKNAVIAAAERGFFVLTGGPGTGKTTTITTMIKLFEDQGYNIFLGAPTGRAAKRMSEATGYEARTIHRMLEVAGNMNDDDSVTSFARFDRNEENPLECDVIIIDEMSMVDVSLMYSLLKAISPGTRLILVGDENQLPSVGPGNVLKDILASERFTAVTLKKIFRQAQESDIVVNAHKIHQGEHVVLDNKSKDFFFLKRDDADTIINVMLTLVRDKMPKYVDAGISEIQVLTPTRKGLIGVERLNGILQNFLNPPAPNKKEWSGDTRIFREGDKVMQIRNDYQLEWEVTGGYNITIEKGVGVFNGDVGIIKDINDWAKTITVEYEEKRKVVYPFANLDELELAYAITIHKSQGSEYPAVVMPVMDGPKMLMNRNILYTAITRAKKCVTMVGDANVFYSMVDNTSQAARYSGLKDRIQEAFIE; from the coding sequence ATGGAAGAATTAACGGGTTACGTAGAAAACATAATTTTTAGAAATACAGATAATGGATACACAGTTCTGGACTTTGTGGCAGACGATGATTTGATCACATGTACAGGACTTTTTCCTGTAATTGGAGAAGGTGAAAATCTTCTTCTTAGAGGAGAATTTGTGGAGCATCCAACCTACGGAAGGCAGTTCAAGGTGGCAAGCTATGAGGTGGAGGCACCGGCAGATGAGCTATCCATGGAAAGATATTTGGGCTCAGGAGCTATCAAGGGTATCGGTCCAAAGCTCGCTGCTAGAGTTGTAAAGAAGTTCGGTGCCGATACATTCAGAATCATAGAGGATGAGCCTGAACGCCTGGCAGAAGTGAAGGGCATTTCCATCACAAAGGCTATGGAAATTTCCGACCAGATTGTTGGAGCTAAGGATATCCGCAATGCCATCATTTTTCTTGATAAATATGGTCTTCATGGCAATAAGGCTATCAAAATCTACAATCGCTTCGGCAATGAAATCTACAATGTTATACAGACAAATCCATACAAGCTTGCAGATGAAATCTCAGGAATCGGATTCAAAACTGCAGATGAAATCGCAAGCCAAGTTGGCATAAAGGTGGATTCTGAATTCAGAATTAAGGGCGGAATACAATATATCCTTGGCCAGGGCGCTGGAATGGGGCACACCTATCTACCAATCGAGACCCTCAATCGTATGTCCCAGGATTTGCTAAAGGTAGATGAGGACGCAATCGATGCCCAGATTATGAACCTTGCCATGGATAGCAAGATAATTATAAAAAAAGACTCTGAAGGAAATCGCCAGGTGTATTCAAAGGCATTCTATCGCATGGAAGAGTCAATCGCCGGCATGCTTCGCGAGCTTGATGTGAAATATAAGGTTGATAAAGAAGACCTTTCAAATACTATCCGCAGAATCGAAATCGAGGAGAATGTGGAGCTTGATGAGCTTCAGAAAAATGCTGTAATTGCAGCGGCAGAGCGAGGATTTTTCGTTCTTACCGGTGGTCCAGGTACTGGTAAAACAACAACTATCACCACCATGATTAAGCTGTTTGAGGACCAGGGCTACAATATCTTCTTGGGGGCGCCAACAGGTCGCGCAGCCAAGCGAATGAGTGAAGCCACAGGCTATGAAGCTAGAACAATTCACCGTATGCTTGAGGTTGCAGGCAACATGAATGACGATGATAGCGTCACATCCTTTGCAAGATTCGACCGCAACGAGGAGAATCCTTTGGAGTGCGATGTAATCATCATAGATGAGATGTCCATGGTAGATGTTTCATTGATGTATTCACTGCTAAAGGCAATTTCACCAGGCACCAGACTTATTCTGGTTGGTGATGAAAATCAGCTACCAAGTGTAGGACCGGGAAATGTTTTAAAGGATATTTTGGCATCAGAAAGATTTACAGCGGTTACATTAAAAAAGATTTTCCGTCAGGCTCAGGAAAGTGACATCGTCGTAAATGCTCACAAAATTCATCAGGGAGAGCATGTTGTGCTTGATAATAAATCAAAGGATTTCTTCTTTTTAAAGAGAGACGATGCAGATACAATCATCAATGTCATGCTTACTCTTGTTAGAGACAAAATGCCAAAATACGTAGATGCAGGCATCAGCGAGATACAGGTCCTCACCCCTACCAGAAAGGGATTGATTGGTGTAGAGCGATTAAATGGTATCCTACAGAATTTCCTAAATCCACCTGCCCCTAACAAAAAAGAGTGGTCAGGAGATACTCGTATTTTCCGTGAGGGCGATAAGGTCATGCAGATTCGCAACGATTATCAGCTTGAGTGGGAGGTTACTGGTGGCTACAACATCACCATCGAAAAGGGCGTTGGTGTCTTTAATGGAGATGTGGGAATCATCAAGGATATCAACGATTGGGCTAAGACCATCACGGTAGAATACGAAGAAAAAAGAAAAGTGGTTTATCCATTTGCTAACTTGGATGAGTTGGAATTGGCATATGCCATTACTATTCACAAGTCTCAGGGCTCTGAATATCCAGCAGTTGTAATGCCAGTTATGGATGGTCCGAAGATGCTGATGAACAGAAACATTCTCTACACAGCCATTACTAGAGCAAAAAAATGCGTCACCATGGTAGGCGACGCAAATGTATTTTATTCTATGGTGGATAATACATCCCAGGCTGCTAGATATTCTGGATTAAAAGACAGAATACAGGAAGCCTTTATAGAATAG
- a CDS encoding flagellar hook-basal body protein has translation MVKGLYTAYTGMINEQKRLDTITNNLANSNTTGFKKEGMVAQSFDERLAIKIKDTSALANRPEGIGYISLGTKVGETYTNWEQGGFQITDKPSDLAVAGSGFFAVAYTNKAGETSVMYTRDGAFTVDTDGYIRTSNGDYLLNSEGALTGQYGEDYYVQIDPALEYAVSKDGTITQNGEEVDTIGLVDVADYDYINKYGENLYSLIDGGEIIEAENGYIEQGVLESSNVNVVDEMVTMITIARAYEAGQKMIQTEDETLDKTVNQVGQV, from the coding sequence ATGGTAAAAGGACTCTATACAGCCTATACAGGCATGATTAATGAGCAGAAGCGTCTTGATACTATTACTAACAACCTTGCCAACTCCAACACTACAGGCTTTAAAAAGGAAGGCATGGTGGCACAGTCATTTGACGAACGCCTAGCAATCAAGATTAAGGACACATCAGCACTTGCAAACAGACCAGAGGGAATCGGATACATTTCTCTTGGTACAAAGGTAGGCGAGACTTACACAAACTGGGAGCAGGGCGGATTCCAGATTACCGATAAACCTTCAGATTTAGCAGTCGCAGGAAGTGGATTCTTCGCAGTTGCTTACACCAACAAAGCTGGTGAGACATCTGTTATGTACACAAGAGACGGTGCTTTCACAGTAGACACAGATGGTTATATCAGAACATCCAACGGAGATTACCTTCTCAATTCGGAGGGAGCTCTTACCGGACAGTACGGTGAGGACTATTACGTACAGATTGATCCAGCATTGGAATATGCAGTATCGAAGGATGGTACCATCACTCAGAATGGTGAGGAAGTCGATACAATCGGATTAGTGGATGTAGCTGATTACGATTACATTAATAAATATGGTGAAAACCTCTATTCACTTATTGATGGAGGAGAAATAATAGAAGCAGAAAATGGCTACATAGAGCAGGGCGTTTTGGAATCATCCAATGTCAATGTAGTCGATGAAATGGTTACAATGATTACCATAGCCAGAGCATACGAGGCAGGCCAGAAAATGATTCAGACTGAGGACGAAACATTAGATAAGACCGTCAACCAAGTAGGCCAAGTATAA
- a CDS encoding rod shape-determining protein, which translates to MAASDIGIDLGTASVLVYAKGKGVVLKEPSVVAFDRDTNKIKEIGEEARLMIGRTPGNIVAVRPLRQGVISDYTVTEKMIKYFVQKAMGKKSYRKPRIAVCVPSGATEVEKRAVEDAAFAAGAREVSIIEEPIAAAIGAGIDISLPMGNMIVDIGGGTADIAVISLGSSVVSTSIKVAGDDFDEAIVRYMRKKHNLLIGERTAEDIKIKIGRCFPLGEAETMDVRGRNLVSGLPKTITVSSEETEEALKESTMQIVEAIHSVLEKTPPELAADVADRGIVLTGGGALLRGLEELIEDRTGINTMTADEAMTCVAIGTGRYVELLAGD; encoded by the coding sequence ATGGCAGCATCAGATATCGGAATTGATTTGGGTACAGCAAGCGTTCTTGTATATGCAAAGGGCAAGGGCGTTGTTTTAAAAGAGCCTTCAGTTGTGGCTTTTGATAGAGATACTAACAAGATTAAGGAAATCGGCGAGGAGGCACGTCTCATGATTGGACGTACTCCTGGAAATATTGTGGCAGTTCGTCCACTTCGTCAGGGCGTTATCTCTGACTACACAGTTACAGAGAAAATGATTAAGTACTTCGTTCAGAAGGCAATGGGCAAGAAGAGCTATCGTAAGCCTCGTATTGCTGTTTGTGTTCCTTCTGGCGCTACAGAGGTAGAGAAGCGTGCCGTTGAGGATGCAGCTTTCGCAGCAGGCGCTCGTGAGGTTTCTATTATCGAGGAGCCTATCGCAGCAGCTATTGGTGCTGGTATCGACATCTCACTTCCTATGGGAAATATGATCGTAGATATCGGTGGTGGTACAGCAGATATCGCTGTTATCTCACTTGGTAGCTCAGTTGTCAGCACATCTATCAAGGTTGCTGGTGATGACTTCGACGAAGCTATCGTTCGTTACATGAGAAAGAAGCATAATCTTCTTATCGGTGAGCGTACAGCCGAGGATATCAAGATTAAAATTGGTCGTTGCTTCCCACTTGGCGAGGCAGAGACTATGGACGTTAGAGGACGTAACCTTGTTTCAGGTCTTCCAAAGACAATTACTGTTTCTTCAGAGGAGACAGAGGAAGCACTCAAGGAATCTACAATGCAGATTGTTGAGGCTATTCACTCAGTTCTCGAGAAGACTCCACCAGAGCTTGCAGCCGATGTTGCAGACAGAGGTATCGTTCTTACAGGTGGTGGTGCACTTCTTCGTGGTCTTGAGGAACTCATCGAGGACCGCACAGGCATCAACACAATGACTGCTGACGAAGCAATGACATGCGTAGCTATCGGTACAGGTCGCTATGTAGAGCTTCTTGCAGGAGATTAA
- a CDS encoding flagellar hook-basal body protein, whose amino-acid sequence MMRSLWAAASGMKSQQTSVDTIANNLANVNTTSYKAQNTQFKTLLYQTLQATSTNAEGEAKPTSAQVGLGTRVASINSNFTQGPQLANDSNTAMCITGEGFFAVQDGEETHYTRNGNFTWAIDNTGAKVLTTAEGYKVLDQAGKPITLPATAGENGFTVNPDDASISYRNPDGTYTNTGQSIALYQFTNRVGLSKIGENLYDETVASGEPVSEWNTNGVIRSSVLQNYLEGSNVNVADEMVNLIISQRAYEMNSKAITTSDTMLEQANNLKR is encoded by the coding sequence ATGATGAGATCTTTGTGGGCTGCGGCTTCAGGAATGAAGAGTCAGCAGACATCAGTAGACACAATTGCAAACAACCTTGCTAATGTTAACACTACATCTTATAAAGCTCAGAATACACAGTTCAAGACTTTACTATACCAGACACTCCAGGCAACCAGCACAAACGCAGAGGGTGAAGCAAAGCCTACAAGCGCTCAGGTTGGTCTTGGAACAAGAGTTGCTTCAATCAACTCAAACTTTACACAGGGACCACAGCTTGCAAATGATAGCAATACAGCAATGTGTATCACAGGCGAAGGTTTCTTTGCAGTGCAGGATGGTGAGGAGACTCACTACACCAGAAATGGTAACTTCACATGGGCTATCGATAATACTGGTGCAAAGGTCCTTACTACAGCTGAAGGCTATAAAGTACTTGATCAGGCAGGAAAGCCAATTACACTTCCTGCAACAGCTGGTGAAAATGGATTTACTGTAAATCCAGACGATGCGTCTATTTCATATAGAAATCCTGATGGTACATACACCAACACAGGCCAGTCAATTGCTTTGTACCAGTTTACAAACAGAGTTGGTCTTTCAAAAATCGGTGAAAACTTGTATGATGAGACTGTAGCTTCTGGTGAGCCAGTTTCTGAATGGAATACAAATGGAGTTATCAGAAGCTCTGTTCTCCAGAACTATTTGGAAGGCTCAAATGTCAACGTTGCAGATGAAATGGTAAACCTTATCATCTCACAGCGTGCATATGAAATGAACTCAAAGGCAATTACTACTTCAGACACCATGTTGGAGCAGGCTAATAACCTTAAGAGATAA